The Silene latifolia isolate original U9 population chromosome 4, ASM4854445v1, whole genome shotgun sequence region GATAgaatattttgtgttgtattttctATATCAAAACAAGCTAATACATTAGCTATTTATACTAGTAGAAGGGCTTGCAACTTCCCTATAACCTTTAAGGTGTAAGTCTAACCTCCCTCTACATTAAACTTATAGGACTAGTAACTCTAATGACATTGAGTATGACACAAAACTTCCAAGTAGTAGTAATGTGTAATGAGTTACTTTGTAACCTTATTAGATTAATTGTCATATTTCAACAtaattaaatgacaagtggaaaaTAAAAGACCGATGTGGGTAATCAAATTACCTATAAAAAACATTTATTaaataaaaaggtaaataaataaatgagacaCCTTAAAATAGAATAGGTACGTGACAGATGGAGTACATGTATGTCATTTATCAAGAATGATTGCTATTTGACATGTTTAAATTTTAAACGATATCAATTGGTTATTAGTCTTatacagtggcggagccaggaattTAAGTAAGCGGGGGCGAAACGATAATATTATAAGGGGGACTcaaaaaaattcagaaattttaactaaaaatttcgcaATTTTCAAATGCCAGTGGGGGCGACCGTCCCTGTTAGCCCCTCCCTGGGTCCACAACTAGTCTTATATGAGACGATATTACAGTTATGAAAACAATTATCGATTATTTAACCAAAAATGTACTAATAATTTACAACCTGAATTAGCTATTATGTCTTTTAAACCTTGAGTCCATCATCCTTCATTCGTGCGAAGTAACAGTAATGTTGTACTCACGGAACAAAGACTTTCCTAATAAAATGCTTTGATTATACGTGTATGTGTTACGTTCTTTCGTACTCGTCCCATTACGCATGTGTAACGTCTTTTATTTCACCACCTTAGCATATGTTAGTCAATGCATGGGCATAaattatttgtttgtttttgtttttgtcgtTTAGTTTAAATGAGCGCACTTATATTGCGGATTAGAATTGAATTCCAAACTTTATAGTTGGAGCAAAATAATTCTTACCACTTAAACTAACTCTTGTTTATCTTTCTGATCATTTTAGGgcgtgtctcagtcaattgtttactTTTCTATTTTGGAAATGGATATGAAGAACAATTTTCTCCTATGCACTTAATTTGGTCACTTACCATCTAATAATTGTCCTCTCCTCTTTCCTAGGTCTTTATGccaattcaaacaataaacaaatgatcgggacaaaAGGACCCGTGAATACAAAGTACTCTATTTTCAATTTCATTGAATTTTGTATAAGGTTTTTATACTTAAATAGttggatatatatatatactctctccgttccaattatttgtttaccttcgattaaaatatctttcataaaaaagtaaataaatgattgagatggAGTACGTACAACTTAAGAGAGTCATTATCATTACTTCATGACTTTACCAACAAAACCGAATTAAATCTCGACCAGACGAAATTTAAATTATTACACGTTGATCGAATAAATTAACTACGTACATTTTATAGTTGTATTGGTTTCAATATTTGAATTTCTTTACTATAAAACTTTTTGTTTGCATTGATTGCGATTGTACCAAGAAAGTTGGCATATATACGTACTATATAATCTAGGGAGTTGCATGAGTTGGAAGTTTAGAACGAACATACAGAAAATAACGTTAAACAAAAATGTTACTCCATGCAGTTACCAACCCCGTCGTCATTCCTATGCAAGCCACACCAATTTCTGTGTCACATCCTATCCGTCAATCCTCGTCGCCGCTATCTCAGCCTTTGATCCAGGACCGTCGATTGCCCGTCAGCCTATATCACCGGCCATTGCTTCCTCCGGCGCACTGTGTTAACGGACAGCTTTCTATTGATGTTGAAAATACCCCTAGGTGATTTTTCTCCTTTCTTCTTTTACCttgttatttaatttttacaacATTCTTAATTAAGGATTTAAAGATAAAAACTATGGTAAAATTTATGTGAAAATATAAATGTACTGAACGATATTAATTAAACAAGTATGTGTGAAAATTAGGAATTTTACTGTATTTATATATTGGTCAATTTCACATGGTTTTTAAACAAATACTCCTTATATAAAATGATATTAAACAAGTATATGTGATTCGGTTATATTAACGGTAAAATTCAAGGTGTTATGGTTGTTCTAATTGATAGTCTCgttcccttcaaaaaaaaaaaaaaaaaaaaaattgatagtcTCGTTCTTACAAACTTTTATCAACATTTTGGTGAGACGAGATTAATTTGCTAGATGTAAAAATTTGAGATTTAGATAGTATGAtccaaaataatataaaattattttggtaatttttCGTAAGAAAATATTTTTTATTATGTCTAATTTCTCGTTATTATTGTGTGCCGAGTTGACACATGTTAGAACCGATTTGCTAGTATACATGCATTAGTAATTTATTAGCTTGTGAGAAATTGGAGTATGAGTATATTAGGGTAGATTTAGCTTGTGAATTTTGTGTATAAATATTATTGCTATTTTAATGAAGtttattaaacaattatttccAAAGTGTTTCTATGTTTAGTGAACTAATACGCGTATTAATGAGTATTGTCATCATTCTATTAAAGAAGTATATATATTGATTATATTCAATCCAAAAAGTTTGTTTTCGTTAGATTAACATTTATGATTTATTTCACAAATTCAAACGGTTTTCCAATGTGTGTCCTGAAGGCACCCATTAAAAATTTAACCAAAGAAAGTATTACAAGAACTCAAGAATCTTTCACTAAATATGGTATAAATGAGTTGATACTTGCATTTTTAATGATATATTCTTCTAATACTCTCTTTATTTAGACTCTTAATAATGTGTGTCCTTATGGCAcacgttaaaaaaaaaaaaacgaatagaATAACTATAAATTTCAATATTGTCTTTAATTTAGTAAGGGTAACATAAATTTAATTTCCCATTTGTAGtgttttttttaaagttttttaaagaaaaaaactTTCATTTAGCTGAACTGCTCAACactgaaaatgacaaattttaggtTAAAGTGACACATTGTATTATTTGATATTCGAGTGCTGCTTAACATAATTTCAAAGTTCTTAATTAAGTATGAACTTTGTTGCTTTCCGTATACTTATAAGTATAGATCTTGACAATGTTTAGGTTCTCATTAACATTAGGGGCTTAGGGCTACCCAATAGTATGATCAAAAGGTTCTTAAAATCGAGACCCCAAAAATTTATAGAGCTTAATTTACTAGCGAAATTTCCATGTTCGGGTACCATTTACTACAAAAAATAAGTTTATTATTACTGTTATATGGAGCTCCAAAAGGCCTTTGAAACCGAACCTCTCAAATTTATTTCTCGGTGTTAATTACCATAATTGAACTCTTTTTCACGTGTTTTGTTGAATTACAGCTATAAAAATATCAACATTAAATGTTTAACGGTAAGTCCATAACTACGCATTTTGCTTGCAATAGTTATTGTGTGAGACGATCTAAGTAGGCAGTCTATTTGTATAAAAATCACTCTTTTATTATTAGcaataaatgaatgaatttttattaaaaaaatgacTTTTTCATAATATAAGACTGTCTTATTCTTATGTTTTGCTTGAACCTGAACTATTTCaacaaattaattattttttaatatttttctCGAAAATTAAGTTAGGCACACTTTGTTATCACTTTCGACACAATAAATGAGACTTGGTAACTTAATAAATTGACTAGTCCCACATACCAAATTATTTAAGGCGAATAATTAAGTTTGTGTTGTGTATGTACATAACTTACAGAAACCCTAAGACTCCGTACACTTACATAAGGAATTCTAGGTCATATATACTCATACGTAGTACGGAGCATCAGACATCAGCGGCGTTCATTGAGGTTATATAGTAAATTTAAGAACTATCTATAAAATTAACGGTGTTTTACATAATAAAATTCGGTAATGATTTTACACATGACCGCTTTTTATTTGGCAAGACTACAAAAACCTGTGCGGTCTCTAGACCACCCCACGGCCACACCAATACGCCATTGTGTGCAATGGCCCCATAAATCGGACACAAAATAAATATATGTGTAATAATGTTCGTtgtttaattattaatttacGAAGATGTATATAGAATTGGAACACAAAATTAGTAACATTTTGATTCATTAAAAAAAATTGCATTGATATTACTATAGCCATTATATATGTACTCCGTAACATTATTATTTATCCATTATAGTCATGTAATACAATAAAATTTCGATAAAAGAAGTAATATGTTATGAACAATAGTTGACGTACTTTTCATAATATGCAGATTGATGGATTTTATTGAAATCGAACTCAAAGTACGTGATTATGAAGTGGATCACTATGGTGTTGTTAACAATGCAGTCTATTCCAGCTATTGCCAACATGGTACGTACTTACACAGTTATACATAATTATAAAACAAATTATTTTTCCATATATCCCTTGTATTATGTTAATACTATAATATTTTGTTCGATAATATAAAATTTGGATCCGTCGATTATTTATTAATTATCCTTTTTTGTCATTATTAATTAGCACATCATGAATTATTGGGATATCTTGGGGTAAATCTTGAAGCATGTGGTCGTAGTCAACCGCTAGCAGTTTCGGACTTGGCTTTCAAATTTCTTGCACCTCTTAGGGTATGTCACTTGCTTCCCTTTTCTAGTTTGGCATTAAATTATCATCATTATTGGCTTTTTTCAATTCTTCACGTAAAAatcttttgatttttgaaaaagaGCTAGTTAACCAAGTTTTGTATGAAACCAACAAAGAACAAACTATTGTTGGGGTAAGACCAAACCGGATTAAAGACCGAAAATAAAAATTAGGTTAACTGAATATCAACCTAAAGTTCCTCAATCATGAATCGGATTGACCCGAATTATAAATGTCTGGTCTGGTCTTATACCACAATGGACCATACTCCGTATTTTTTTTTAGAATACTTAGTATTTATATACGGAGGATATGGGTTATTTGGACATTTTTCTAGTAATAGCTAGCCTAATAGGGTTTTGTAACAAAAATTATTTTTCAAACAAGTGTATTTATTTTCATTACGTAAAATTAAAAATCAAGTATTTTATGTTACTCCATATATTGGTTTAAGTTACGACACTAAAATTTGAGAGAGACGATTTTTcaataagttattaagagatcaAGCTTCTGtatccttttatttgtatttcatgacccttttattgttgatcgtgacatagtaatttcgtgcatatttacataaaaaatgtacccattttatctttaatcatgatttatatctattttattatctttaataccactttttcttaaaattgtaaaatagtctctcaattaacttattgagagaccgtctctcaggagacctactcaaGTTACGATTTCCATAATACCGTAAACATTTTTTAGTTAGTattattaatcgactattattattattatcgacTGATATTTAATGTGTAACAGAATAGGGACAGATTTATGATAAAGGTGAGGGTGTCACACTTCTCAGTTGCTCGCATTTTCATTGAACACTACTTCTACAAGTTACCGGACTACCAGGTAATTATTTCCATTGGCTGGCTTGTTATCATCACATGAGCAGTCATGAGGTAAATTGGTAAAATGGTAAATGGTGTAGTGAATTTTCACTAAAGTTACTGTGTTGTTTCTTTGGTATACAGCCTATTCTTGAAGCTAAGTCTACCTTGGTGTGGCTTGACGAAAATCACCGCCCTATTCGCATACCGTCGGAGGTCAAATCCAAGCTAACCCAACTCGGATTATACAAGTAACTACAAGTTATTAATATCGGTTTCGCGATAAATTATTTTTAAGCTTGAAATTGTGTTTAGTAGTATAAGACATTTATTTGCAAGGTTTATGGACTTAAAATACTTAATGTGTGTGGATTCTACTAGTTTGATTGATCAAATTGAATTTATGGTTACTATATCTTGTACTTAATGTGTGGATTTTCGGTCACTATTTGTACGCATTAAGCCACATAGATGCGTGTTACGATTAAGGtcttgttctttctggcttaattTTATCTCATTTAAGTTTAGTTCATCTCTGTTTAGTTCAATTTTGT contains the following coding sequences:
- the LOC141653049 gene encoding acyl-acyl carrier protein thioesterase ATL4, chloroplastic-like, whose translation is MLLHAVTNPVVIPMQATPISVSHPIRQSSSPLSQPLIQDRRLPVSLYHRPLLPPAHCVNGQLSIDVENTPRLMDFIEIELKVRDYEVDHYGVVNNAVYSSYCQHAHHELLGYLGVNLEACGRSQPLAVSDLAFKFLAPLRNRDRFMIKVRVSHFSVARIFIEHYFYKLPDYQPILEAKSTLVWLDENHRPIRIPSEVKSKLTQLGLYK